In Synechococcus sp. PCC 6312, one genomic interval encodes:
- a CDS encoding YlxR family protein, with protein MPPHTRRCLSCRCLGHKSEFWRVVRLAQSQTVVLDQGQGRSAYLCPQASCLHQARKKNHLGRVLKAPIPAEIYTALASRLTTIREDESSSPLLERPSKLPKRPTRQKDGLSQPPDHAGLGHCP; from the coding sequence ATGCCACCCCATACTCGCCGTTGTCTCAGTTGTCGTTGTCTTGGCCACAAGTCAGAGTTTTGGCGGGTTGTGCGGTTGGCTCAGTCCCAGACCGTGGTTTTAGATCAGGGCCAGGGCCGTTCCGCCTATTTATGTCCCCAGGCCAGTTGCCTCCACCAGGCCCGGAAAAAAAATCATCTCGGTCGTGTCCTCAAAGCCCCGATCCCAGCAGAAATCTACACCGCCCTCGCCAGCCGCTTGACAACCATCAGGGAGGATGAATCAAGTTCTCCACTTCTAGAGAGACCATCTAAACTCCCCAAGCGGCCGACAAGGCAGAAAGATGGACTGTCCCAACCCCCTGATCATGCCGGACTTGGCCACTGTCCCTAG
- a CDS encoding TIGR02652 family protein, whose product MTLIGLQYPIFGPEISCPHCRQLIPALTLTDTYLCPRHGPFEADPKSGELVHLQSGRHWRLWQDEWYRQHTHPDGIRFEIHEALDRLYTQGYRATRVVIAKRYQDLISSYLERGTQWRTGEGQKLRLYGLPVEFSPDAKTAPCWDVINFNLEKEPGAPTRPPYFRMFD is encoded by the coding sequence ATGACCCTGATTGGCTTACAGTATCCCATCTTCGGCCCCGAAATTTCCTGTCCCCATTGTCGGCAGTTGATTCCCGCTCTGACTCTGACTGATACCTATCTCTGTCCACGCCATGGCCCCTTTGAGGCTGATCCTAAATCTGGCGAGTTGGTGCATCTACAATCTGGACGACATTGGCGGCTGTGGCAGGATGAATGGTATCGCCAACATACCCACCCCGATGGGATCCGCTTTGAAATTCACGAGGCTCTGGATCGGCTGTATACCCAAGGCTATCGCGCCACCCGAGTTGTGATTGCCAAGCGCTACCAGGATTTGATCAGTAGCTATTTAGAGCGGGGCACCCAATGGCGCACTGGGGAAGGACAAAAATTACGCTTGTATGGCTTGCCTGTGGAGTTTAGTCCCGATGCCAAAACGGCTCCCTGTTGGGATGTCATTAATTTTAATTTGGAAAAAGAACCCGGCGCACCCACCCGTCCCCCCTACTTTCGGATGTTTGACTAA
- a CDS encoding universal stress protein, whose protein sequence is MIRNILLADSGTGQAELMLKSLMELPAVQGATVSVLHVIPPKVVAEEVEAQRTEGVKLLAQAVERLHLNPQQVHSVNTILREGDPKDTVCRVAEELNTDLIIMGSRGLKRLQSILANSVSQYVFQLSTRPMLLVRDDIYVQKINRIMVALNPSSSSQASLKVALNLIQDVKGGKLILAHVNPDLKGSGPLTSTEAEQDSVIAPAVAEAKKRGIAYQCFVSSGRPGEEVCRIAQETNADLLVLGSPDRRPSIARSLPDLDRLLGTSVSDYVRVYAECPVLFSRQPEA, encoded by the coding sequence ATGATTCGTAATATTTTGCTAGCGGACTCCGGCACTGGCCAGGCGGAATTGATGTTGAAGTCGCTCATGGAACTGCCGGCGGTACAGGGAGCCACCGTTTCGGTTCTTCATGTCATTCCCCCCAAAGTTGTTGCTGAAGAAGTAGAAGCCCAGCGCACCGAAGGGGTCAAACTATTAGCCCAGGCCGTGGAACGACTACACCTGAATCCCCAGCAAGTCCATAGCGTGAACACCATCCTGCGGGAGGGAGACCCTAAAGATACGGTTTGTCGCGTCGCAGAAGAACTCAACACGGACTTGATCATCATGGGGTCTCGAGGCCTCAAACGCTTGCAATCCATCTTGGCTAATTCAGTCAGTCAGTATGTCTTTCAACTCTCTACCCGCCCAATGCTCCTTGTCCGAGATGACATTTACGTCCAAAAAATTAATCGGATTATGGTGGCCCTCAACCCCTCTAGTTCTAGCCAGGCCTCGTTGAAGGTGGCCCTCAATTTAATTCAGGATGTCAAAGGTGGCAAGCTGATTCTGGCCCATGTTAACCCTGACCTCAAAGGCAGTGGCCCCCTGACGAGTACTGAAGCGGAACAGGATTCAGTCATTGCCCCGGCGGTTGCTGAAGCCAAAAAACGGGGAATTGCCTATCAATGCTTTGTTAGTTCTGGCCGGCCTGGGGAAGAAGTCTGCCGGATTGCCCAGGAAACCAATGCGGACTTACTTGTGCTGGGATCCCCCGATCGCCGCCCCTCCATTGCCCGGAGCTTGCCGGATCTGGATCGCTTATTGGGAACATCCGTGTCTGACTATGTGCGAGTTTATGCCGAATGTCCGGTGCTATTCAGTCGTCAACCGGAAGCATAG
- the fabD gene encoding ACP S-malonyltransferase, whose protein sequence is MAIAWVFPGQGSQQVGMGLELWETELGEQRLGEAEAILGWSVATQCQAPLEELSQTQFTQPCLYVLETVLADLAQAKGLKPDYLAGHSLGEYVALYAAGVFDFATGLKLVRQRAELMSQTANGTMVALIGFDREQLDSVIEAADQVVLANDNHPGQVVISGDAEAVQALLSQIKVKRAVPLPVSGAFHSPLMANAAQAFADVLATIPFQPAQVPVLANVEPQATTDADVIKARLMAQMTGSVRWRETCLNLAELGVTEVIEIGPGHVLTGLVKRCTPNLGLVNIMGLDDLAAL, encoded by the coding sequence GTGGCGATAGCATGGGTGTTTCCGGGACAAGGGTCGCAACAGGTGGGCATGGGCCTGGAACTGTGGGAAACAGAACTCGGTGAACAACGTTTAGGGGAAGCGGAAGCCATTTTGGGTTGGTCGGTGGCGACTCAATGTCAAGCCCCTTTGGAAGAATTGTCCCAGACCCAATTTACCCAACCCTGTCTATACGTGCTGGAGACGGTCTTGGCAGATTTGGCCCAGGCCAAGGGACTTAAACCCGACTATTTGGCTGGCCATAGCCTGGGGGAATATGTGGCCCTCTATGCTGCGGGGGTCTTTGATTTTGCCACGGGGCTGAAATTAGTCAGGCAACGGGCTGAACTGATGAGCCAAACCGCGAACGGCACAATGGTGGCCCTCATTGGCTTTGACCGCGAGCAATTAGACTCAGTCATTGAGGCGGCGGATCAAGTGGTATTGGCCAATGATAATCATCCCGGCCAAGTTGTGATTTCTGGGGATGCCGAAGCAGTCCAGGCCCTCCTGAGTCAAATTAAAGTCAAACGGGCCGTCCCCCTACCGGTCAGTGGGGCGTTTCATTCTCCCTTGATGGCCAATGCCGCCCAGGCCTTTGCCGATGTTTTAGCGACTATTCCCTTCCAACCCGCTCAAGTGCCAGTCCTGGCCAATGTTGAACCCCAGGCCACCACAGACGCAGATGTCATCAAGGCCCGCCTCATGGCCCAAATGACCGGATCAGTCCGCTGGCGAGAAACCTGTCTGAACTTGGCTGAATTGGGAGTGACAGAGGTGATAGAAATTGGCCCCGGTCATGTTCTCACGGGCCTGGTAAAACGCTGTACTCCCAATCTGGGCCTGGTTAATATCATGGGTCTGGATGATTTAGCTGCCCTTTAA
- a CDS encoding FHA domain-containing protein, which produces METPLNPSNKTTHVPEQQKPIGLAQPSRGFVPHTDAVFVAPVPRLVIYSPYMQRSIALGHQQEWVIGRNKDSTIVLPDRWSSRHHAVVKADERGNFNLVDLESLNGTFVNSQKISKPYLLKHRDIITIGETEIQFIYPNPGPILDGSVQGNRFVLMTHASRVQGEMWREILNSQGISTIWGSSHFELEKVIGQVEGLGITANLLMLDLGMPKTNPYDFCRRYHASYPDLGIILLNGMRTEIHEAERKWAKNQGALNLFAALPREHLFAEVTEIANRLQIISQALDWPMINGETLTATLMHLQSETDDIASGFF; this is translated from the coding sequence ATGGAAACTCCCTTAAATCCCTCGAACAAGACCACCCATGTGCCAGAGCAACAGAAGCCCATTGGTTTAGCTCAACCATCCCGCGGCTTTGTTCCCCATACAGATGCTGTATTTGTTGCCCCAGTCCCGCGCTTAGTTATTTATTCCCCCTATATGCAGCGTTCCATTGCCCTTGGCCATCAACAGGAATGGGTGATTGGGCGAAACAAGGATAGTACAATCGTCCTTCCCGATCGCTGGTCATCCCGCCATCATGCTGTTGTCAAAGCGGATGAACGAGGTAACTTTAATCTAGTCGATTTAGAAAGCTTAAATGGGACATTTGTTAATAGTCAAAAAATTAGTAAGCCTTACCTCCTCAAACATCGTGACATTATCACCATTGGTGAAACGGAAATTCAATTTATTTACCCTAATCCAGGCCCGATATTAGATGGCTCGGTGCAGGGAAATCGGTTTGTTTTGATGACCCACGCCTCACGGGTACAAGGGGAAATGTGGCGGGAAATTCTCAACTCCCAAGGTATTTCGACCATTTGGGGCAGTTCCCACTTTGAGCTAGAGAAAGTGATCGGCCAAGTGGAGGGCCTAGGCATTACAGCCAATTTATTGATGCTAGATCTGGGGATGCCAAAAACCAATCCCTATGACTTCTGCCGCCGCTACCATGCCAGCTATCCAGATTTGGGAATTATTCTACTGAATGGGATGCGCACTGAGATTCACGAAGCTGAACGGAAATGGGCCAAAAATCAAGGCGCGTTGAATTTATTTGCCGCCCTGCCTCGGGAGCATCTCTTCGCGGAAGTAACGGAAATTGCTAACCGCCTGCAAATTATCTCCCAGGCTCTAGATTGGCCGATGATCAACGGGGAAACCCTAACCGCCACACTCATGCATCTTCAGTCAGAAACCGATGATATTGCCTCTGGGTTCTTCTAA
- a CDS encoding MoxR family ATPase, with amino-acid sequence MREPLSRLLNNLNQVMVGKQDAIRLVMVAILAHGHVLLEDVPGVGKTLLAKALARSIAGQFHRIQCTPDLLPTDLTGTNIWNPQTASFEFRPGPVFTNILLVDEVNRATPRTQSALLEVMEETQATIDGVTYDLPQPFFVIATQNPVEYQGTFPLPEAQLDRFALALSLGYPAETEELQMLQRLQTPQSFTSLEPCLSLEDIQMLRLQVQEVRIKDPLQKYILALVRATRDTDHITLGVSPRGTVILYRAAQALAFLEGRDYAIPDDVKYLAPHVLSHRLITAGGRNNQALVHELLETVAIP; translated from the coding sequence ATGCGTGAACCTTTAAGTCGGCTCCTGAACAACCTCAATCAGGTCATGGTGGGGAAACAGGATGCCATTCGCTTGGTGATGGTCGCTATTCTTGCCCATGGTCATGTGCTTTTGGAAGATGTGCCTGGAGTGGGTAAAACGCTCTTAGCGAAGGCTCTGGCCCGTTCCATCGCCGGTCAATTTCATCGCATCCAATGCACGCCGGATCTGTTACCCACCGACCTAACCGGAACCAATATTTGGAATCCTCAGACCGCCAGTTTTGAGTTCCGCCCCGGCCCCGTCTTTACGAATATTTTGCTAGTGGATGAAGTCAACCGAGCCACCCCCCGCACCCAGTCCGCCTTACTGGAAGTTATGGAAGAGACCCAGGCCACGATTGACGGGGTGACCTATGACTTACCCCAACCCTTTTTCGTAATTGCGACCCAAAACCCGGTGGAGTATCAAGGGACATTTCCGCTTCCAGAGGCCCAGTTGGATCGTTTTGCCCTCGCCTTAAGTTTGGGATACCCCGCCGAAACAGAAGAACTCCAGATGCTACAACGTCTGCAAACCCCGCAATCCTTTACCAGCTTGGAACCCTGTTTATCCCTAGAAGATATTCAGATGTTGCGTCTTCAGGTTCAAGAAGTCCGAATTAAGGATCCCTTGCAGAAATACATTTTGGCCTTAGTCCGGGCGACGCGAGACACAGACCATATTACTTTGGGAGTGAGTCCGCGGGGAACCGTCATTCTCTATCGGGCCGCCCAGGCCTTGGCTTTTTTGGAGGGCCGTGACTATGCCATTCCCGATGATGTTAAATATCTTGCCCCCCATGTCCTCAGTCATCGGTTAATTACTGCTGGTGGACGAAATAACCAGGCCCTAGTTCATGAACTCTTAGAGACGGTGGCGATTCCCTAG
- a CDS encoding CHAT domain-containing protein, whose protein sequence is MSKFRTGLVIALITFIIVVSGNLMSLATMARPQVSPELSQAVLNMERRLKNDFDSYFGRDLATITQAPAAIATSLAKISRRTGQKTAVLWVIPRADDLHLVLITPNQAPVVKDLPEARQELLLPVVEKFQREVSSPIIREKNFPAAQQLYRWIIAPFEAEYLQPQGIESLLFCLGSGVRTVPLAALFDGQEFLIENYALSRIPAFNLIKLTSKPLHRPRILAMGASEFRSLSPLPAVPVELNTIVQKVDTPRSAEFLNQDFTLENLKKQLRKTPFDIVHLATHAEFRPGTPNESFIQLWDQSLNLQDMDRMPWRNPMVDLLVLSACRTAVGDRQAELGFAGVALQAGVKSALASLWYVDDLGTLALMGEFYGQMSRVSTKGEALRQAQLHLLRGEVEVTQNTLTLSKAEITLPSNLARSSPVNFRHPRYWAAFTMISSPW, encoded by the coding sequence ATGAGTAAATTTCGCACAGGCCTGGTGATTGCTCTAATCACGTTCATCATTGTGGTTAGTGGGAATTTGATGAGCTTGGCCACAATGGCGCGCCCCCAAGTCTCCCCTGAGTTGAGTCAAGCCGTCTTAAACATGGAGAGGCGACTCAAAAATGACTTTGACTCCTACTTCGGGCGTGATTTAGCCACCATCACCCAAGCCCCCGCCGCCATCGCCACGAGCCTAGCCAAAATCAGCCGCAGGACTGGGCAAAAAACAGCCGTTCTTTGGGTTATTCCCCGTGCCGATGATCTCCACCTCGTATTGATTACCCCCAATCAAGCCCCAGTGGTCAAGGATTTGCCAGAAGCCCGCCAAGAACTACTTTTGCCGGTGGTGGAAAAATTTCAGCGGGAGGTATCCAGCCCGATCATCAGGGAGAAGAATTTTCCGGCTGCCCAGCAACTTTATCGGTGGATAATTGCCCCCTTTGAAGCTGAATATCTCCAACCCCAGGGCATTGAATCACTCCTTTTTTGCCTGGGTTCTGGGGTACGGACGGTGCCATTAGCTGCCCTCTTTGATGGTCAAGAATTCCTGATTGAGAACTATGCCCTCAGTCGGATTCCCGCTTTTAACTTAATTAAGCTCACCTCAAAGCCCTTACACCGGCCCCGCATCTTAGCAATGGGAGCTTCGGAATTTAGAAGCCTTAGCCCTTTGCCAGCCGTTCCAGTAGAACTGAATACGATTGTGCAGAAGGTGGATACCCCTCGTTCCGCTGAGTTTCTTAATCAAGACTTTACGTTGGAAAATCTTAAAAAGCAATTACGCAAGACTCCCTTTGATATTGTTCATTTAGCCACTCATGCGGAGTTTCGGCCTGGAACCCCCAATGAATCCTTTATTCAACTTTGGGATCAGTCCCTCAATTTGCAGGACATGGATCGGATGCCTTGGCGAAATCCAATGGTGGATCTCCTCGTGTTGAGTGCCTGTCGGACTGCGGTGGGAGATCGTCAAGCCGAACTGGGGTTTGCGGGGGTAGCCTTGCAGGCCGGGGTTAAGTCGGCCCTCGCGAGTCTCTGGTATGTGGATGATTTGGGAACCCTCGCTCTCATGGGGGAATTTTATGGGCAGATGTCGCGCGTTTCAACCAAAGGAGAAGCCTTACGCCAAGCCCAATTGCATCTGCTCAGGGGAGAGGTAGAAGTGACTCAAAATACATTGACTCTTTCCAAAGCAGAAATTACCTTGCCTAGCAACCTAGCCCGCTCTAGTCCGGTCAATTTTCGCCATCCTCGTTACTGGGCGGCCTTCACAATGATTAGTAGCCCTTGGTAA
- the mutS gene encoding DNA mismatch repair protein MutS: MTSPAADQPLRLGRNPGLQISHDALDRQTLTPMLQHYADMKDQYPHALLLYRVGDFYETFFQDACTIARELELVLTGKEGGKDIGRIAMAGVPHHALERYCRQLVEKGYAIAICDQVEDPAQAQGLVKREVTRIFTPGTVLDEGLLQPRKNNFLAAVILAGNHWGLAYADVSTGEFLTTQDQERENLHQELTRLQPSEILLASEAPDLNRLLRPGEGGELLPQGLPTQFCYTLRPMAEFHHPEARQRLLETFGVRSLEGLGCERLTLATRAAGGLLGYLADTHRGQPIPLQPLSTYQLANYLILDQQTRRNLELTQTSRDGTFQGSLLWAIDRTCTAMGGRLLRRWLLQPLLNIPAIQDRQATIQELISQTHLRQEIHRHLQHIYDLERLAGRAGSGTANARDLVALRDSFDTLLKLAPILATAQSSYLTALKTLPPELEQLGDKLHATLVESPPIALMEGGLIRPGANSDLDQHRQQLEQDRQWFVTLESHERERTGINSLKVGFNKAAGYHISISRSRNQAPPPDYIRKQTLTNEERYITAELKEREARLMTLQTDLYNLEYEIFLELRNAVAAQASLIRQIATAVASIDALWGLADVAIYQDYTCPELVENRELFITGGRHPVVEQALPVGFFVPNDTHLGGIADLMILTGPNASGKSCYLRQVGLIQLLAQIGSFVPAQTSKLGICDRIFTRVGAVDDLAMGQSTFMVEMNETANILNHATPKSLVLLDEIGRGTATFDGLAIAWSVAEYLAMTIQARTIFATHYHELNELASLLSNVVNYQVVVKELPDEIIFLHQVQPGGADRSYGIEAGRLAGLPPSVIQRARQVMQQIEQHSKIALGLRKTGSNSSRTTQPATKVHQGQLFSYEL; this comes from the coding sequence ATGACATCCCCTGCTGCCGATCAACCCCTCAGACTTGGGCGTAACCCCGGCCTGCAAATTAGCCATGATGCCCTCGATCGGCAAACCTTGACCCCGATGTTGCAACACTACGCGGACATGAAGGATCAATATCCCCATGCTCTGTTGCTCTATCGGGTGGGTGACTTTTACGAAACCTTTTTTCAGGATGCCTGTACCATTGCCCGCGAGTTAGAACTGGTTTTAACCGGGAAAGAAGGGGGCAAAGATATTGGTCGGATTGCCATGGCCGGTGTCCCCCACCATGCCTTAGAACGCTATTGTCGCCAATTAGTCGAAAAAGGCTATGCCATTGCCATCTGTGACCAAGTGGAAGACCCGGCCCAGGCCCAGGGACTCGTTAAACGGGAAGTGACCCGGATTTTTACCCCCGGCACTGTTCTTGATGAGGGCTTGTTACAGCCTCGGAAAAATAATTTTCTAGCCGCAGTCATCTTGGCGGGCAACCACTGGGGCCTGGCCTATGCTGATGTTTCCACCGGGGAATTTCTCACCACTCAAGATCAAGAGCGGGAAAACCTTCATCAGGAACTGACCCGTCTTCAGCCCTCGGAAATTCTCTTGGCCAGTGAAGCCCCTGATCTCAATCGCCTCTTGCGGCCGGGGGAAGGGGGAGAATTATTACCCCAGGGTTTACCCACTCAGTTTTGCTATACCCTACGGCCGATGGCGGAGTTTCATCATCCAGAAGCCCGGCAACGCTTACTGGAAACCTTTGGGGTGCGCTCTCTGGAGGGCCTGGGCTGTGAACGGTTAACCTTAGCCACTCGGGCCGCCGGAGGACTCTTAGGCTATTTAGCGGATACCCATCGTGGGCAACCGATTCCCCTGCAACCCCTGAGCACGTATCAACTGGCAAACTATTTGATCCTCGATCAACAAACTCGGCGCAACTTAGAGTTAACCCAAACGTCTCGAGATGGCACGTTTCAAGGTTCCCTGTTGTGGGCCATTGACCGCACCTGTACAGCCATGGGGGGCCGGCTCTTACGGCGTTGGCTCTTACAGCCCTTATTAAATATCCCAGCAATTCAAGACCGCCAGGCCACAATTCAAGAACTGATCAGCCAAACCCATCTGCGTCAAGAAATTCACCGACATTTGCAGCACATCTATGATCTAGAGCGATTAGCTGGTCGCGCAGGGTCAGGTACTGCCAACGCCCGAGACCTAGTTGCCCTGCGTGATTCCTTTGATACGCTTCTCAAGCTGGCCCCAATTCTCGCCACCGCTCAATCCAGTTACCTGACTGCCCTAAAAACCCTACCGCCGGAACTGGAACAACTGGGGGATAAGCTCCATGCCACCCTGGTCGAATCACCGCCCATTGCCTTAATGGAAGGGGGCCTGATCCGGCCTGGGGCCAATTCCGATCTGGATCAGCATCGTCAGCAATTAGAGCAGGATCGCCAATGGTTTGTCACCTTAGAGAGTCATGAGCGAGAACGAACTGGGATTAATAGTCTCAAAGTTGGCTTTAACAAGGCGGCTGGCTATCACATTAGTATTTCTCGCAGTAGAAACCAGGCCCCGCCCCCAGACTATATCCGCAAGCAAACCCTGACCAATGAAGAACGCTATATCACCGCCGAACTGAAGGAACGGGAAGCCCGGTTAATGACGTTACAGACGGATCTGTATAACCTGGAGTATGAAATTTTCCTGGAACTACGAAACGCGGTTGCAGCCCAGGCCAGCTTAATTCGCCAAATTGCCACCGCAGTCGCCAGCATTGATGCCCTGTGGGGCCTGGCAGATGTGGCAATTTATCAAGATTATACTTGCCCAGAACTGGTCGAGAATCGAGAGCTTTTCATTACGGGTGGGCGACATCCAGTCGTTGAACAGGCTTTGCCCGTTGGTTTTTTCGTCCCCAATGATACCCACCTGGGCGGCATTGCCGATTTGATGATTTTGACCGGCCCCAATGCCAGTGGCAAAAGTTGCTACCTACGCCAAGTGGGATTGATTCAACTCTTGGCCCAGATTGGCAGCTTTGTCCCGGCCCAGACCAGTAAGTTAGGCATCTGTGACCGCATCTTTACCCGAGTTGGGGCAGTAGATGACTTGGCAATGGGGCAATCCACCTTTATGGTCGAGATGAATGAAACTGCTAACATCCTCAACCATGCCACCCCAAAATCCTTAGTCTTACTCGATGAAATTGGCCGGGGAACGGCAACATTTGATGGGTTAGCCATTGCCTGGTCAGTAGCAGAATATTTAGCGATGACCATTCAAGCCAGAACGATCTTTGCCACTCATTATCACGAGCTTAATGAACTGGCGAGTTTGTTAAGTAATGTTGTCAATTATCAAGTTGTTGTCAAGGAACTTCCCGATGAAATTATCTTCCTCCATCAAGTCCAACCGGGTGGAGCCGACCGTTCCTATGGGATTGAAGCAGGCCGCCTAGCAGGACTGCCCCCCTCGGTCATTCAACGGGCCCGGCAAGTCATGCAGCAAATTGAACAACATAGTAAAATTGCTCTAGGTTTACGAAAAACCGGGTCGAACTCTTCTAGAACAACGCAACCCGCAACAAAAGTTCATCAAGGACAATTGTTTAGTTATGAGTTGTAA
- a CDS encoding Tic22 family protein, giving the protein MNRLARFGVLASLIGGIWIAPAMTRQMVVQALPQEQVLQQLSNVPIFMITNAKGEPLTYSVPSPADKTKQVQVFTFFISKQDAEATITSLKQQQPQIGNSAKVTPASLSGALKAALDAQKNPTLGVDIVPSRVQLEKAIAMLKQSGDIQEKEGKLVTKDGQPFRTGTPLFYVADIKSGNPIAIEAKVQENGQAKTMRFVPFYFDNTQLQTELDTARKSNPDLAKNTNIRVVMLDMLVATLLSSTDPAVGQIQLVQTPDAIQAAVQLQRSSSPTPSPAPPTSPTPARPPQK; this is encoded by the coding sequence ATGAATAGGTTGGCTCGCTTCGGGGTCTTAGCTAGTTTAATCGGTGGGATATGGATTGCCCCGGCCATGACGCGCCAGATGGTTGTGCAAGCCCTACCCCAGGAACAGGTGTTACAGCAACTGAGCAATGTCCCGATTTTCATGATCACCAATGCCAAGGGCGAGCCACTCACTTATTCTGTCCCCAGTCCCGCCGATAAAACCAAACAAGTCCAAGTCTTTACTTTTTTCATTAGCAAGCAGGATGCAGAAGCAACGATTACTAGCCTGAAGCAACAGCAGCCGCAGATTGGGAACAGTGCCAAAGTTACGCCAGCCTCTTTAAGTGGGGCATTGAAGGCCGCCTTAGATGCTCAGAAAAATCCCACCTTGGGCGTGGATATTGTCCCTTCTCGCGTCCAACTGGAAAAGGCCATTGCCATGCTCAAGCAGTCTGGTGACATCCAAGAAAAAGAGGGCAAGCTCGTCACCAAAGATGGGCAGCCCTTTCGGACGGGGACACCGCTATTCTATGTAGCCGACATTAAATCTGGTAATCCGATTGCCATTGAAGCCAAAGTCCAAGAAAACGGCCAGGCCAAGACCATGCGCTTTGTCCCTTTTTACTTTGACAATACTCAATTGCAAACGGAGCTAGACACGGCCCGCAAGTCCAATCCTGACCTGGCCAAAAATACCAATATTCGGGTGGTGATGTTGGATATGTTGGTGGCCACGCTCCTGAGCAGTACCGATCCGGCAGTGGGACAGATCCAATTGGTGCAAACCCCCGATGCCATTCAAGCCGCAGTTCAACTACAGCGCAGTAGTAGCCCCACCCCCAGTCCAGCCCCACCCACCAGCCCCACTCCCGCAAGACCCCCACAAAAGTAA
- a CDS encoding thioesterase family protein, translated as MLPSTPWLNYPVRVQPHQTDYAGVAWHGSYLAWLEEARIDCLRQGGIEFADLVNLGCDLPVVRLEARYLQALQFGQTACVRTRFVRQEKVRLCFDQWVVSPDLSLIYFQASLQLVPLQRPTGKILRILPQPLAAALHKLGQQSD; from the coding sequence ATGTTACCTTCTACCCCTTGGCTCAACTACCCTGTCCGCGTCCAACCCCATCAAACCGATTATGCAGGGGTGGCTTGGCATGGCAGCTATCTGGCCTGGTTAGAAGAAGCCCGGATTGATTGTTTACGACAAGGGGGAATTGAATTTGCTGACTTAGTCAACTTAGGCTGTGATCTACCCGTGGTGCGTTTAGAAGCTCGTTACCTCCAGGCCTTGCAATTTGGGCAAACTGCCTGCGTGAGAACTCGCTTTGTCCGCCAGGAAAAAGTGCGCCTCTGCTTTGATCAATGGGTGGTATCCCCAGATTTAAGTCTGATCTATTTCCAGGCCAGCCTCCAACTTGTTCCGCTTCAGCGTCCGACTGGTAAAATTCTCCGCATCCTGCCTCAACCACTAGCCGCAGCCTTACATAAATTAGGGCAGCAGTCTGATTGA
- a CDS encoding 1-acyl-sn-glycerol-3-phosphate acyltransferase — MSLAQLQREPKLSLALYHLFKWSVVAPLFHTYLHGRIVDAQTVPQRGPLIIVSNHASYFDPPLLSNAVRRPVAFMAKAELFKIPILKTLIRLYGAYPVQRGARDRSAIRAAHQALKQGWSVGIFLTGTRTPNGRIDDPKLGAALIAAQAQVPLLPVCLWGTEKILSRGPMPRSVPVTVRMGQLISPPASSDRHELEAITQACASQINALHDLGR, encoded by the coding sequence ATGAGCCTGGCCCAACTACAACGGGAACCCAAACTCAGTCTTGCGCTCTATCACCTGTTTAAGTGGTCTGTGGTTGCCCCGCTCTTCCACACCTACCTGCACGGCCGAATCGTTGATGCTCAAACTGTCCCTCAACGGGGCCCCTTAATCATCGTCAGTAACCATGCCAGCTATTTTGATCCACCGCTGCTCTCTAACGCTGTCCGCCGCCCTGTTGCCTTTATGGCCAAAGCCGAGTTGTTCAAGATTCCCATTCTTAAAACCCTGATCCGTCTTTATGGAGCCTATCCAGTCCAACGGGGAGCGAGAGATCGCAGCGCAATCCGGGCAGCCCATCAGGCCCTCAAACAGGGTTGGAGCGTTGGCATTTTTTTAACCGGAACCCGGACTCCCAATGGCCGCATTGATGATCCCAAGCTCGGTGCCGCCTTGATCGCAGCCCAGGCCCAAGTGCCTTTGTTACCAGTCTGCCTTTGGGGAACTGAAAAAATCCTCAGTCGTGGCCCAATGCCCCGGTCTGTGCCAGTCACTGTCCGGATGGGTCAGTTAATTTCCCCGCCTGCCAGTAGTGATCGTCACGAATTAGAGGCCATCACCCAGGCCTGTGCCTCCCAGATCAACGCCCTCCACGACTTGGGACGATGA